The following proteins are co-located in the Palaemon carinicauda isolate YSFRI2023 chromosome 30, ASM3689809v2, whole genome shotgun sequence genome:
- the LOC137623686 gene encoding uncharacterized protein: protein MFTRTVGGGGGRRRWWRMDGWQRRAPELRCSSTTTTTQLSSSSYSSTVTVSDRGPHIAAIGRRHPPTRPDTSCALPLTLGTYGFHRLCLLLLPLSSIETLGATEARVD from the coding sequence ATGTTCACCAGGACAGTTGGTGGTGGTGGAGGAAGGAGAAGGTGGTGGCGGATGGATGGATGGCAGCGGCGGGCGCCGGAGCTGCGCtgctcctccaccaccaccaccacgcagctctcctcctcctcctactcctccaccGTCACCGTTAGTGACCGGGGCCCCCACATTGCTGCTATAGGCCGCCGCCACCCACCAACCCGTCCCGACACATCTTGCGCTCTCCCTCTCACACTCGGAACTTATGGTTTTCACCGTCTGTGCCTCCTGCTGCTGCCCTTATCCTCGATCGAGACTCTTGGGGCCACAGAAGCTCGGGTCGATTGA